The sequence GGTGAACTCCACCATCTCGGTCGAGAAGTGCAGCTCGGCGCCCAGCTCGACCGCGCGCTCGCGCAGGAGCAGCTCCAGCTTATCCTGGTCGATCGGCGCGAAGGGCGACGGGCTCAGGTTCGCCTGGGGCACGTCGTCCTCCGGCTCCTCGACCGGGTGGTGCTCGCCGGCAAGATTGTCGGCCTGCACCGCGACCCAGGCGAACTGGTCGCCGCCGGCGTAGCTGGCCGCGCGGATGGCCGGCTCGAGCCCGACCTGCCGGTACAGCTCCACGGTGCGGGGGGTGAAGCCCCGGGCACGCGGGTGCATCAGCAGGTCCGGATGGCGCTCGACGAGCTTGGCGCGCACACCCTGCGCGGCCAGGAACAGGGCCGCCGAGAGCCCGACCACGCCGCCACCAACGATCAGAACCGGGGTGTGCTCGTAGTTCATCGCTGCGTTGTTCCGCTGCATCGGTGTTTCACCTTCCCTGGCGACCCTGCCCGTGGCACGGCCGCCCTGGTTCGGCGGGGGATGGACGCCGTCCCCGCCCGGTACTGCCTAGATCGAACGCTGGTAGGCGCCGAACGCCCGTGTGGCGAGCCAGGTAGCCACCACTGCCAGGGCGACAAGCCCCGCGCCGCGTGTGAGGACCAGCGACCAGTCCATGGACGCGGCCTCGGGTGCGCTCCGGCCGATCTCGACCGCCCAGTTCAGCGGGTTGAACCGGGATACCTGCCGGATCCAGCCCGGCATCAGCGCCGGAGCCATGAAGACCGACGACAGGAACGTCAGGGGTAGGAGGAGGAACTGGACGACACCGATGATCGACTCCTCCTTGCGCACGACCAGCGCGACGGCGCAGGAGAGCGCGCCGAAGATCGCCGTGAGCAGCACCGCGGCTGCGATCAGCACCGCCACCTGGGCCACGCCGCCGGCGAAGCGCGCACTGACCAGCAGGCCGAGCCCGATCAGGATCAGCGACTGGATCACCGTCACCAGACCCGTCTGGATCAACCGGCCGGTGATCAGCGCGCTGCGCGAGACGGGCGAGACCAGGAAACGGTCCAGCACGCCGCGCTCGAGGTCGCTGACGATGCTCACGCCGAGCCAACCGCCGCTGAAGAGCGCGCTCATGGCGACGACGCCGGGCGTGAGGAAGGTGGCGTAAGAGCCGGTGTTGAAGCCGGGCAACTCCACCACGCGCTTGAAGAGGGCGCCGAACAGCAGCAGGTAGA is a genomic window of Sphaerobacter thermophilus DSM 20745 containing:
- a CDS encoding ABC transporter permease, translating into MMTALIHTMDIAGRHLRNFSRQPWYIAFSLVQPIIYLLLFGALFKRVVELPGFNTGSYATFLTPGVVAMSALFSGGWLGVSIVSDLERGVLDRFLVSPVSRSALITGRLIQTGLVTVIQSLILIGLGLLVSARFAGGVAQVAVLIAAAVLLTAIFGALSCAVALVVRKEESIIGVVQFLLLPLTFLSSVFMAPALMPGWIRQVSRFNPLNWAVEIGRSAPEAASMDWSLVLTRGAGLVALAVVATWLATRAFGAYQRSI